A single genomic interval of Lathyrus oleraceus cultivar Zhongwan6 chromosome 7, CAAS_Psat_ZW6_1.0, whole genome shotgun sequence harbors:
- the LOC127104755 gene encoding uncharacterized protein LOC127104755 yields the protein MDFGRRSVKKYNLINPKIDELKKLVSSIADPIGFRDRYGALISLLTLRMEEGLLQTLVQFYDPVYHCFTFPDYQLMPTLEEYAQLLHIPVADTVPFSGSEKLPEHSSLAKVLYMKKSEFKNNFTTKGGLPGFTAKFLMGKVSYFASQGCDIIVEHLFALLIYGLLLFPNIEGFVDSYAIRIFLSGNPVPTLLRDTYHSIHYRTLKGGGTIVCCIPLLYKWFVSHLPKSATFWDRKSGLQWSQRIMSLTQSDIAWYSRVLDDVKIIDSCGEFPNVPLMGTKGIISYNPVLARRQLGYPMKDKPPNILLEGIFLRDNEEDPTMKERVVRAWHRVCRKGRLELGKKDCTSYEPYLQWIRARAIQLKMPYPHHDPIKPAPLKTPYLPLDDKEELQATLERVKKERDTWKDKAQVLEMENEELQRQLKEQSGEDRAGKRPRVQEDLFSSGTTDYSQIPQSSGAWKGLVDSLVKEKAFMQKAYEERIERLEGQLLLVYARPDDTCP from the coding sequence atggattttggacggagaagtgtgaaaaagtacaatctcatcaatccaaagatagatgaactaaagaaactggtttcttcgatcgcagatcctattggtttcagagacagatatggggcacttatatctttattgacacttaggatggaagaagggttattgcagacattagtacagttctatgatccagtctatcactgtttcacattcccagactatcaactcatgcctacattggaagagtatgcccaattgcttcacatcccagttgctgatacagtacctttctctggttcagaaaagttacccgagcacagttctcttgcaaaagtgttgtacatgaagaagtcagaattcaagaataacttcaccaccaaaggaggacttccaggtttcactgccaagttcttaatggggaaggtttcttattttgccagtcaaggttgtgatattattgtggagcatctgtttgccttgttgatctacggtttgttactatttcctaatattgaaggttttgtggattcatatgctatacgcatcttcctaagtggtaatcctgttccaactttgctcagagacacctatcattccatccattaccgtactttgaaaggaggaggaaccatagtctgctgtataccgttactctacaaatggtttgtttctcatcttcctaagtcagctactttttgggatcgcaagtcaggacttcagtggtcacagaggattatgtctcttacccagtcagatattgcatggtatagtagagttttagacgatgtgaagatcattgatagttgcggggagttccccaatgtgcccctcatgggcacaaagggaatcatttcttataatccagtacttgctaggagacaactcggttaccctatgaaggacaagcctcctaacattcttttagaaggtattttcttgagggataacgaggaggaccctaccatgaaagagagagtagtaagagcttggcatcgtgtttgtcgcaaagggagacttgaattgggtaagaaagattgtacctcctatgagccgtacctccagtggatcagagccagagctatacagttgaaaatgccatacccacatcatgatcctatcaaacccgctccgttgaagaccccctaccttccgctagatgacaaagaagaactccaagccaccttggagagggtcaagaaagagagagacacttggaaggataaggcccaggtgctcgaaatggaaaatgaagaacttcagagacagttaaaggagcagagtggagaagatcgtgcaggtaaacgtccaagggtgcaagaggatttattttcctcaggcacaacagattactcccagattccacagtcctcaggtgcatggaaaggtcttgtagacagtttggtgaaggagaaagcttttatgcagaaggcctatgaagaaagaattgagagacttgaaggacaactcctacttgtttatgctcgtcctgatgacacatgtccttaa